A stretch of the Medicago truncatula cultivar Jemalong A17 chromosome 5, MtrunA17r5.0-ANR, whole genome shotgun sequence genome encodes the following:
- the LOC120580537 gene encoding transcriptional elongation regulator MINIYO-like: protein MDFGKWREFTQDDKSFLGKDLEKDVSSYGPTTGRKKNENGGKNTSKKISSYSDGSVFASMEVDAKPQLVKLDGGFINSATSMELDTSNKDDKKEVFAAERDKIFSDRMTDHSSTSEKNYFMHEQESTSLENEIDSENRARIQQMSTEEIEEAKADIMEKISPALLKVLQKRGKEKLKKPNSLKSEVGAVTESVNQQVQITQGAKHLQTEDDISHTIMAPPSKKQLDDKNVSGKTSTTTSSSSWNAWSNRVEAIRELRFSLAGDVVDTEQEPVYDNIAERDYLRTEGDPGAAGYTIKEALEITRSVIPGQRALGLHLLSSVLDKALCYICKDRTENMTKKGNKVDKSVDWEAVWTYALGPQPELALSLRM from the exons ATGGATTTTGGGAAATGGAGAGAGTTTACTCAAGATGATAAATCTTTCTTAGGCAAGGATTTGGAAAAAGACGTATCAAGCTATGGCCCGACTACAGggagaaagaagaatgaaaatggTGGTAAGAACACATCCAAGAAAATCTCATCTTATTCAGATGGTAGTGTTTTTGCTTCTATGGAAGTCGATGCGAAGCCACAGTTAGTTAAATTAGATGGTGGTTTTATCAATTCAGCCACTTCCATGGAATTAGATACTTCAAATAAGGATGACAAGAAAGAAGTATTTGCAGCTGAGCGGGACAAGATTTTTTCCGACAGAATGACTGATCACAGTTCCACGTCTGAAAAAAACTACTTCATGCATGAACAAGAGTCGACGTCTCTTGAGAATGAAATTGATTCTGAGAATCGAGCTCGTATCCAACAAATGTCAACTGAGGAGATTGAAGAAGCCAAGGCTGATATAATGGAGAAGATAAGTCCTGCGTTATTGAAAGTGCTGCAAAAAAGAGGGAAGGAGAAATTGAAGAAACCCAATAGTTTAAAATCAGAAGTGGGTGCTGTCACCGAATCTGTTAATCAACAAGTTCAGATTACTCAAGGAGCTAAACATTTGCAGACAGAGGATGACATCTCCCATACCATAATGGCACCACCATCCAAAAAACAGCTAGATGATAAGAATGTTAGTGGAAAGACTTCAACCACCACAAGTAGTAGCTCATGGAATGCTTGGAGCAATAGAGTTGAGGCCATTAGGGAGTTACGATTTTCATTGGCTGGGGATGTTGTCGATACTGAACAGGAGCCTGTGTATG ATAATATCGCTGAACGTGACTATTTGAGAACCGAGGGAGATCCTGGTGCAGCTGGTTATACAATTAAAGAAGCACTGGAAATTACTAGAAGTGTG attccTGGACAAAGAGCCCTTGGATTGCATCTCCTTTCATCCGTTCTTGACAAGGCACTATGCTATATTTGTAAAGACAGAACTGAAAATATGACAAAAAAGGGGAACAAAGTCGACAAATCAGTTGACTGGGAGGCTGTTTGGACTTATGCACTTGGTCCTCAACCAGAGCTTGCTTTATCACTTag GATGTGA